Proteins encoded by one window of Polaribacter haliotis:
- a CDS encoding DoxX family protein — MKTNKIVYYISTGLLTLLMLFSAGMYIFNHAEVAGMFANFGYPTYIIYPYAVAKLLGLTAIWFIGNKTLKEWAYAGFFFAFIFAFFAHFMIGDGEQMGAVVAMILLIVSYIFNKKINNVR; from the coding sequence ATGAAAACAAACAAAATAGTTTATTACATAAGCACGGGTTTATTAACCTTATTAATGCTTTTTTCTGCAGGAATGTATATTTTTAATCACGCAGAAGTAGCAGGAATGTTCGCTAATTTTGGGTACCCAACTTATATTATTTATCCATATGCAGTTGCAAAACTATTAGGATTAACAGCAATATGGTTCATAGGAAACAAAACATTAAAAGAATGGGCTTATGCAGGTTTTTTCTTCGCATTTATTTTTGCCTTCTTCGCACATTTTATGATTGGAGATGGCGAACAAATGGGGGCAGTAGTTGCAATGATACTATTAATAGTTTCTTATATATTCAATAAAAAAATAAACAATGTCAGATAA
- a CDS encoding OsmC family protein, which produces MSDNTSSKVVLTTKKYLAEAKMRNHFAVIDEPVNAGGDDNGPTPVEYLLTAIGGCVSITLRMYAERKGWDVGEITVNVSQIKDENGTHLSEEISFEKEIDEDQRKRLLVIAGKCPVAKMVKGETEIVSSIQ; this is translated from the coding sequence ATGTCAGATAACACAAGTTCAAAAGTAGTTTTAACTACCAAAAAATATTTAGCAGAAGCAAAAATGAGAAATCATTTTGCAGTAATAGACGAACCCGTAAATGCTGGTGGAGATGATAATGGACCAACACCAGTAGAATATTTATTAACAGCAATTGGAGGTTGTGTTTCTATTACTTTAAGAATGTATGCAGAAAGAAAAGGTTGGGATGTAGGTGAAATAACAGTTAATGTTTCACAAATAAAAGACGAAAATGGAACTCATTTAAGCGAAGAAATTTCATTCGAAAAAGAAATAGACGAAGATCAAAGAAAACGTTTGTTAGTAATCGCTGGCAAATGTCCAGTTGCGAAAATGGTAAAAGGAGAAACTGAAATAGTAAGCAGTATTCAGTAG
- a CDS encoding NADPH-dependent FMN reductase → MKKILAFAGSTSSTSINKKLARYAAENLENSKFDVIDLRDFPMVIYSEDEEKENGFPENAEKFSKLLDKYDGFILSLAEHNGSYAAAFKNIFDWSSRIEAKVFRNKSLLLMATSPGARGGQSVLEAGVSKFPRMGVKEHFTFSLPSFSDNFKDGKIVEEELDKQLKSTINDFEKSVNL, encoded by the coding sequence ATGAAAAAGATATTAGCATTTGCAGGAAGTACAAGTTCAACATCTATCAATAAGAAGTTAGCAAGGTATGCCGCAGAAAATTTAGAAAACTCAAAATTCGATGTTATCGATTTAAGAGATTTTCCAATGGTAATTTATAGTGAAGACGAAGAAAAAGAAAACGGATTTCCAGAAAATGCAGAGAAATTCTCAAAATTATTAGATAAGTATGATGGTTTTATTTTGTCTTTAGCAGAACATAATGGCTCTTATGCAGCAGCTTTTAAAAACATTTTCGATTGGAGTTCAAGAATAGAAGCAAAAGTTTTTAGAAATAAATCGTTGTTATTAATGGCAACATCTCCTGGAGCAAGAGGAGGGCAATCTGTTTTAGAAGCTGGAGTTTCTAAATTTCCAAGAATGGGAGTTAAAGAACATTTTACATTTTCTTTGCCAAGCTTTTCAGACAATTTTAAAGACGGAAAAATAGTTGAAGAAGAATTAGATAAGCAATTAAAATCGACAATTAATGATTTCGAAAAATCTGTAAATCTGTAA
- a CDS encoding glutaredoxin family protein gives MKITLYGRKGHAYTVAFKNFLNSTDIPYVYKDVALDEEAKKHTKELYGGVVKYPTLIVDEEVYLTPTTEEFNKIMQDLNLRA, from the coding sequence ATGAAAATAACTTTGTACGGAAGAAAAGGACATGCATACACAGTTGCATTTAAGAATTTCCTAAATTCTACAGATATTCCTTATGTTTATAAAGATGTTGCGTTAGATGAAGAAGCAAAAAAACATACAAAAGAATTATATGGTGGCGTTGTCAAATACCCAACTTTAATTGTTGATGAAGAAGTTTATTTAACACCAACAACAGAAGAATTTAATAAAATAATGCAAGACTTAAATTTAAGAGCGTA